One window from the genome of Sulfurimonas hongkongensis encodes:
- a CDS encoding YniB family protein — translation MNYQQALKKSRFKRFIGFIIFFIGIISSIISILKMLYFNFDDGTAIAGALSKIFQKLVYLIYENTKFLNIF, via the coding sequence TTGAATTATCAACAAGCTTTAAAAAAATCAAGATTTAAAAGATTTATTGGATTCATTATCTTTTTCATAGGAATAATTTCATCTATAATTTCAATACTGAAAATGTTGTATTTCAATTTTGATGATGGAACAGCTATCGCTGGAGCATTATCAAAAATATTTCAGAAACTAGTATACTTAATATATGAAAATACTAAATTTTTAAATATTTTTTGA